The following coding sequences are from one Chondrinema litorale window:
- a CDS encoding Crp/Fnr family transcriptional regulator produces MLLEVFREISFSTEESNFVAEKLEKKKLKKGDILFRTYDVVYNQYYVCEGCLRTYFLDNSGKEHTLQFAIKDWWISDYTAFFTTTEAIMTIECIQDAVVYKISRKNMEVLYDQVPQLETFFRKKMEKGFAAFQKRIISNLSQSAKERYTSFIRTYPNIEKSVKNYHIASYLGITTESLSRIRKEIAQK; encoded by the coding sequence ATGCTATTAGAAGTCTTTAGAGAAATCTCTTTTTCAACCGAAGAGAGCAATTTTGTCGCAGAGAAGTTAGAGAAAAAGAAACTTAAAAAAGGCGATATACTTTTCCGTACTTATGATGTGGTTTATAATCAATACTACGTTTGTGAAGGGTGCCTTAGAACCTATTTTTTAGACAACTCTGGCAAAGAGCACACATTACAATTTGCCATTAAAGATTGGTGGATAAGTGATTATACAGCGTTTTTTACAACAACTGAAGCGATAATGACTATTGAGTGCATTCAGGATGCGGTTGTCTATAAAATCTCTCGCAAAAACATGGAAGTATTATATGATCAAGTACCTCAACTCGAAACTTTCTTTAGAAAAAAAATGGAAAAGGGTTTTGCAGCCTTTCAGAAGAGAATCATATCTAACCTGTCTCAATCTGCAAAAGAAAGATACACGTCCTTTATTCGAACTTACCCAAACATAGAAAAGAGTGTAAAAAATTATCATATAGCATCTTACTTAGGAATCACCACAGAAAGTCTGAGTAGAATTCGAAAAGAAATTGCTCAGAAATAG